From a single Verrucomicrobiota bacterium JB022 genomic region:
- a CDS encoding TonB-dependent receptor: MRRVRYEVVLLLALGGSAVWADDGPVFELQPITVSPYQLPFAVEEFPGSMEVLTREDLAATGVQSLSEALESVANIPMTSFSGNAANAEVDLRGYGENSGLRTLILVDGQPLNRVDMGTPSWLEIPVGRVERVEVLRGPQTARFGNYATGGVINIVTRLDAADAPQTQLEAGLGSDATFWARASHRRPLLRGAISVQLEHNETDGYRENGGYEADSVGVNYGRQSVDGSLLRLGLFYLDSFTEFPGPLSTADGRFPDNPRAFGYGEGQEDRYFSDNQKVTFDAAAIRPVTAWDSRLELRGGATWRSMDYSFGEPLPSINEQTTVWATPEWTYEGFEHQTWSVGVDLRRADLSVEVRQQLAGRIFSVEPTLEQQIAAPFIAGEIKLAEDWTLITAARGEFHHLEMDFDTVDPVTGTQRETGRNRGFAAQLGVRWQARPGLSFWTRYDRLYRFPVTDEIAAYQGYALPDRFNSELGPERGHNGEIGAAWAGGAGTLSVNVFAQRLDGEIVFDGQQNTNLAATRRVGTELSYRHTWYGWDLRLAYTWLEAKFVDSRFEDNKVPLATPHSLSSTLTTPRWLRSRLATTVLYRHGMIEGSDFANTQPEIPGWTVVNLALTTELTPSLTTFIRLNNIFDRQYATLKFYGAWYPAPGRQARAGLQWTF, translated from the coding sequence GTGAGGCGAGTGCGTTACGAGGTGGTGCTCCTGCTCGCCCTGGGCGGGAGCGCGGTTTGGGCCGACGACGGGCCGGTCTTCGAGCTGCAACCCATCACGGTCAGCCCCTATCAGCTGCCGTTTGCAGTCGAGGAGTTCCCCGGCTCGATGGAAGTGCTCACCCGCGAAGACTTGGCCGCGACCGGCGTGCAAAGCCTTTCGGAGGCGCTGGAAAGCGTGGCGAACATCCCGATGACGTCGTTCTCGGGCAATGCCGCCAATGCGGAGGTCGACTTGCGCGGCTATGGCGAAAACAGCGGCCTGCGCACCCTCATACTGGTCGATGGCCAACCGCTCAACCGGGTGGATATGGGCACGCCCTCGTGGCTCGAAATCCCGGTAGGCCGGGTGGAACGCGTCGAGGTGCTGCGCGGCCCACAAACCGCACGTTTTGGCAACTATGCCACCGGGGGCGTGATCAACATCGTCACCCGGCTGGATGCTGCCGACGCCCCGCAAACGCAACTGGAGGCCGGGCTGGGCTCCGACGCCACCTTCTGGGCGCGCGCTTCGCATCGCCGCCCATTGCTGAGAGGGGCCATCTCCGTCCAACTGGAGCACAACGAAACCGACGGCTACCGCGAGAACGGCGGCTACGAGGCGGATTCGGTCGGCGTGAATTACGGTCGCCAAAGCGTCGACGGCTCACTGTTGCGGCTGGGGCTGTTTTACCTGGATAGCTTTACAGAATTCCCGGGGCCGCTCTCGACCGCAGATGGCAGGTTCCCGGACAACCCGCGCGCGTTTGGCTACGGCGAGGGGCAGGAGGACCGCTACTTTAGCGATAACCAGAAGGTGACGTTCGACGCGGCGGCGATCAGACCCGTGACCGCATGGGATAGCCGGCTGGAGCTGCGTGGCGGTGCCACCTGGCGGTCGATGGACTACAGCTTTGGTGAGCCGCTGCCGTCGATCAACGAGCAGACGACCGTCTGGGCAACGCCGGAGTGGACTTACGAGGGCTTCGAGCACCAGACGTGGTCGGTGGGGGTAGACCTGCGCCGGGCGGATCTCTCGGTGGAGGTGCGCCAGCAGCTGGCCGGGCGCATCTTTTCGGTGGAGCCGACGCTGGAGCAGCAGATCGCCGCGCCCTTCATCGCCGGTGAGATCAAACTGGCGGAAGACTGGACCTTGATCACGGCCGCCCGCGGTGAGTTTCACCACCTGGAGATGGACTTCGATACGGTCGATCCGGTGACGGGCACCCAGCGCGAAACCGGCCGTAATCGGGGTTTTGCCGCGCAGCTGGGCGTGCGTTGGCAGGCAAGGCCGGGCCTGAGCTTCTGGACCCGCTATGACCGGCTCTATCGCTTCCCGGTGACCGACGAGATCGCCGCCTACCAAGGCTACGCCTTGCCCGACCGTTTCAACTCCGAGCTGGGGCCCGAGCGCGGCCACAACGGCGAGATCGGTGCCGCGTGGGCGGGCGGCGCGGGCACATTGAGTGTCAACGTCTTTGCGCAGCGGCTCGACGGCGAGATCGTCTTCGACGGGCAGCAAAATACGAATCTGGCCGCAACCCGGCGCGTCGGGACTGAGTTGAGCTACCGCCACACATGGTACGGCTGGGACTTGCGCCTCGCCTACACCTGGTTGGAGGCCAAGTTCGTCGATTCACGTTTTGAAGACAACAAGGTGCCGCTGGCTACCCCGCACAGCCTCTCCAGCACCCTCACGACGCCGCGCTGGTTGCGCAGTCGCCTCGCGACCACCGTGCTCTACCGGCACGGGATGATCGAAGGCAGCGACTTCGCCAACACGCAGCCCGAGATACCTGGCTGGACGGTGGTCAACCTGGCACTGACGACCGAACTGACGCCCAGCCTCACCACCTTTATCCGCCTCAACAATATTTTCGACCGGCAATACGCCACCCTCAAGTTCTACGGCGCGTGGTATCCCGCACCCGGGCGGCAGGCGCGCGCCGGCCTGCAATGGACTTTCTGA
- a CDS encoding PEP-CTERM sorting domain-containing protein, which yields MKYATLSLLAAAPLLAGPYSPQAGQPGSNAVPHDDPAFIAWADGWQDYVAGADVTVNFQTPAKALGPALEDDVYGIVCLGREGSIVLTFSQPIGDGEGPDFAVFENGFRNSFLSELAFLELAFVEVSSDGEHFVRFPTHALAPDPIGAFGWVDASDFHGFAGTFVLGFGTPFDLADLPDDPNLDKQDVRYVRLIDISGDGSTLDSQGNPIYDPYRTVGSAGFDLDAVGVLNGPAVELEAVELQLVAGDDGSYTLVWQGLEGATYAVEQSTDLQVWTALETLTGTAGENRLPVTPASQGAAFFRVKTIAQ from the coding sequence ATGAAATACGCAACGCTTTCCCTCCTCGCCGCCGCGCCCTTGCTGGCCGGCCCCTACTCTCCCCAAGCCGGCCAGCCCGGCAGCAATGCCGTCCCGCACGACGACCCTGCCTTTATCGCCTGGGCCGATGGCTGGCAGGACTACGTGGCGGGAGCCGATGTGACGGTCAACTTCCAGACGCCAGCCAAGGCACTCGGCCCTGCGCTGGAGGACGACGTCTACGGAATCGTATGTCTGGGCCGCGAGGGCTCGATCGTGCTGACTTTTTCGCAGCCGATCGGCGACGGTGAGGGGCCCGACTTTGCCGTCTTCGAGAACGGCTTTCGCAACAGCTTCCTCAGCGAGCTGGCGTTTCTGGAGCTGGCCTTCGTGGAGGTGAGCAGCGACGGCGAGCACTTCGTGCGCTTCCCCACCCACGCCTTGGCGCCCGACCCTATCGGCGCATTCGGCTGGGTCGATGCGAGCGATTTCCACGGCTTTGCGGGCACCTTTGTCTTGGGCTTCGGCACGCCTTTCGACCTCGCCGACCTCCCGGACGATCCCAACCTCGACAAGCAGGACGTGCGCTATGTGCGGCTGATCGACATCAGCGGCGATGGGTCCACCTTGGATTCGCAAGGCAACCCGATCTACGACCCCTACCGCACCGTGGGTTCGGCGGGCTTCGACCTCGACGCGGTCGGGGTGCTCAACGGCCCTGCGGTCGAGCTGGAGGCCGTCGAGCTGCAGTTGGTCGCGGGTGACGACGGCAGCTACACCCTCGTCTGGCAAGGGCTGGAAGGTGCGACCTACGCCGTGGAGCAGTCTACCGATCTGCAAGTGTGGACGGCCTTGGAAACCCTAACCGGTACGGCAGGTGAGAACCGTCTCCCGGTAACGCCAGCGTCGCAGGGGGCAGCCTTCTTCCGCGTAAAGACAATCGCCCAATAG
- a CDS encoding PEP-CTERM sorting domain-containing protein: MKTQLLYLLTLSSAALLSAQSTPYSSFNETTHPTDPAIASSNPGIVQWASGVVDYSPATNVPLSSSWQNPSNALGAYNTSIVSLGELSAADIANGVAPGSITLSFTQPIYNGAGADLAVFENGFAFGTPNGLFAEFGFVEVSSNGVDFVRFPSLSLNDAALPGGFGSAFSGFDVTNVYNLAGKHSAGFGTPFDFDDLAGDALVTSGLVDLDSISFVRIVDIPGDGSFVDSEGNPILDNWATTGSGGFDLAAIGAFYASPLAAVPEPETVTLFLGLAALGCVLLGRRKA; this comes from the coding sequence ATGAAGACACAACTGCTCTACCTCCTCACGCTATCCTCTGCGGCGCTGCTCTCCGCGCAGTCGACACCGTATTCGAGCTTTAACGAAACGACACACCCCACCGATCCCGCGATCGCCAGCAGCAATCCGGGCATCGTCCAGTGGGCGAGCGGCGTGGTCGATTACAGCCCCGCCACCAACGTGCCGCTGTCGTCCAGCTGGCAGAACCCGAGCAACGCGCTGGGCGCCTACAATACCTCCATCGTGTCACTGGGCGAGCTGAGCGCGGCCGACATCGCCAACGGGGTCGCGCCCGGTTCGATCACACTCAGTTTTACGCAGCCAATCTATAATGGCGCGGGGGCCGACCTCGCGGTGTTCGAAAACGGCTTTGCTTTCGGCACGCCCAATGGGCTGTTTGCAGAGTTTGGCTTCGTCGAAGTGTCCTCCAACGGGGTGGATTTTGTGCGCTTCCCCAGCCTTTCGTTGAACGACGCGGCGCTGCCCGGCGGCTTCGGCTCGGCCTTCTCCGGCTTCGACGTCACCAACGTCTACAACCTGGCGGGCAAGCACTCCGCCGGCTTCGGCACACCGTTTGACTTCGACGACCTCGCGGGCGATGCCCTCGTCACGAGCGGCCTGGTGGACCTCGACAGCATCAGCTTTGTGCGGATCGTCGACATCCCGGGCGATGGCTCGTTTGTCGACTCCGAAGGCAACCCGATCCTAGACAACTGGGCGACCACCGGCAGCGGCGGCTTTGACCTGGCTGCCATCGGCGCGTTTTACGCCAGCCCGCTCGCCGCAGTGCCGGAGCCGGAAACGGTGACGCTCTTCCTCGGGCTCGCGGCCTTGGGTTGCGTGCTGTTGGGCCGTCGCAAAGCGTAA